The Xanthocytophaga agilis nucleotide sequence AGCGTCTTTAGAGGAAGCCACACAGCTTATTGCACATTTACAAAGAAAGCAGCATGAATTACAAAGTCAAATTGAGCAACATCAATTCGGGTTGGCAAATGTAGCAGCTATGGTTGAATACGAAAATACAAATATCGGAAGTGAAGTAGATAAAAGCGGACAGAATAGGCCATTCGGTCTGGAGTTTTTTCAATCCATCATAGATAGTTCACTGGATGTCATTCAGGTATTGGAAGCTGTAAGAGATCTCGAAGGTAAAATTGTGGACTTCCGATGGATATTAAATAATAACAAAGCGAAAGCCCAGAATGGTGAAGTAATAGGAAAAAGCCTGCTTACACAAAATCCTGGCGTTGTAACTACGGGAATCTTTGATAAAATGGTGCAGGTAATGGAAACTGGTCAACCCTATGAACAGGAAATATACTATCCCTATGAGCAGTTTAATAGTTGGTTCTATCAGGCACTTGTTCGACAAGGTGATGGTATATTGATGACTACACGGGATATTACTGTGCAGAAAAAGGCGGAACAGGAAATGCTACAGTTAAAAGATACCCTCGCTCAAAAAGCCACTGACAAATATCTTTCACTCTTCAATTCCATTGATGAAGGGTTTTGCATCATTGAGGTGCTGTTTGACACAAACCAAGTTCCGTTTGACTGGAGGTTTCTTGAGGTTAACCCAGCCTTCGAAAAAAATAATGGTCTACACAATGCTGCTGGTAAAACAATTCTGGAATTAACACCAGACATTGAACAAAAATGGTTTCATATTTATGGACGCGTTGCTCAGACAGGTGAACCTTTGCGCTTTGAGGAAAGTTCTGTTGCACTTGGCCGCTGGTTTAACCTCTATGCATTTCGAGTTGGAGATCCACAAGAAAATCATGTTGCTGTTATTTTCACCGATATCACCAGTCAGAAAAAAGCCGAGGGTGCCTTGCGAAAAAGTGAAGAGCAATTTCGCCTGTTTGTAACTGCCAGTTCAGATATAGTTTACAAAATAAGTGCAGACTGGAAACAAATGCATTTTCTAACTGGTAAAAATACTCTCTCTAATACAGATGTCGCTACTACTAACTGGATAGAGACGTATATTCATCCTGATGATCAACCTTACATACAGACAGTTATTACGCAGGCTATTGATACTAAAAGCATGTTTGAACTGGAACACAGAGTAATTCTGGCTAATGGCAAAGTAGGCTGGACTTTCTCCAGAGCCATTCCTATGCTGGATGAAGAAGGTAAGATAAGTGAGTGGCTAGGAACTACCAGTGATATCACCATTCGCAAGCAGGCTGAAGAACAACTAAAACACTTTACTAGTCAACTGGAACAGGAGGTAGAGAAACGTACGAAAGAACTAAGAGAAAGTAAAAATCTGTTGCAATCCGTATTTGATACCAATCTGATGGGAATGTCCTTAATGAATGCAATACGCAATGAAAATGGAGCAATCGAAGACTTTCAGATTATGCTGGTCAATCAAAAAACCATGAATGAAACGGGGAGAACTGATTTAGTCGGTAGTCGATTTACCGAACAATATCCCGGTATAAAACAGATAGGTCTCTTCGATCTGATGCTTCGGGTAATGGAAACCGGATATGCAGAAAGGATGGAATATTATTATCCATACGAAGGCTTTAACAAATGGTATTCCTGCCAGTTTGTAAAGCTGGATGATGGACTCGTTGCTACGAATTTGGATATTACCAGTCGTAAACTAGCAGAACTAGAGAAGGTTAAACAATATCAGATTTTACATCAGGCCGAAGAGGTAGCTCGTATGGGTAGCTGGGAATATGATGCTGCCAATGAAAAGCTTATCTGGTCAGAGGGTATGTATCGTTTGTTTGGGTTACCCGTTGGTAGTGCGGTATGCCCCGAAACCTATATGAACTTTGTCTGGGAAGAAGATCGTTTCGTAGCTGAAAGGCTCATTCATAATCTGCGTCGTCAACCAAAGTCGCTGGAAGAGACATTGCGGATTGTGGTTAACAACAAACCTATTACGTTAAAAATTAAAGCAGTCTTACTTCAAAATACAGACGAACAGCCTATAAAGATGTTGGGAGTAGATATAGACATCAGTGAATTAAAACAGTTGGAAGACGAAAACATCAAAATACGAATAGAACAACAGAACCAACTTCTTTTAGCCATTCTAGAGGCCCAGGAAGAAGAACGCAGACGCATCTCAGAATCTATTCACAATGGAGTAGGCCAGATTCTATATGCCACCAAGCTCAATCTGAACCAACTTGAACTATATCTCCAATCTGAGGATAAACCGATGATTCAAAAGTCCCTTCAAGCTACAGAATCCATGCTTGCCGATGCTATCGCAGAAACCCGCAGAGCTTCTCATGAACTAGTTCCTATTCTACTCAAAGAATTTGGATTGGAAAAGGCCATTGGAGACTTTTGCAGACGTTTTTCGAAGAGTGGTATAAAACTGTCCTGTCATTCATTACCCGAAAGATTACCTACTCATCTGGAAACAGCTATTTATCGCATTTCTCAAGAGTTAGTCAACAATATTGTGAAACATTCCGGTGCAACCCGTGCCCGTATAGAAATTACCCGTGATGACAAGTATATCTATGTGGAAGGACAGGACAATGGTACAGGCATGACAATGAGCTTGTCTGGCAAAGGGATTGGACTAAAAACCATTCAGGATAGAGTACAACTGCTGGAAGGTAAACTGGAAATAGAATCTACTCCCGAAAAAGGCACATTGATTACCATTATCTTACCACTGCGCAAAATAGTATAAGTAAGTAGAACTTCCATCTATTTACTTGAATAATTGTAAAGTAATGATGGGGACTATCAGGCACTATTAAAAAACAAAAAAGCCTCTATAATGAGGCTTGGGGTTAAAAAGAATCTTTGGCGGTTTATCTCAGGCTAATTTGACATTAACCGCATTCAGACCTTTTTTACCTTGTTTTACCTCAAAGGTAACTTTGTCATTTTCTTTGATTTGATCAATCAAACCAGTGACATGAACAAACACTTCTTCACCAGATGTGTTAGACTTAATGAAACCGAATCCTTTGGCTTCGTTAAAAAATTTTACTGTACCAGATTGCATGAAATTAAATATTTTAGGAGCAGTCTAAAGATAAGTTTATTCTACATCTGTCAAAAATTTTATTTCATAAATTTTATTTTAGATCATAAAATCCTGCAAATTGCAGTTACAAGACTTGTTCTATCATCTCATAAGAGTATGAGATATTTTTTTCATTTTTTTATATACATATAGTATAAGAAAGAACATTCTTTCTTCGCCACCAACGCTGGAAATTATTTTTATGTCGTCTGAAAATCCTTTTTTTATTCTGATAGCAGAAGATGATCCTGATGATCAGGATATTTTGCAGATACTGTTAGACACTCACTTTCCTCAATGGCATTATCACATTGTCAACAATGGGCAGCTTTTGATTGACTATCTCACAAACAAAACTCCACGGCAATTTCCTGTCTCTCTGGTATTGATTGATATAAACATGCCTGTCAAAGATGGAATAGAAACACTAAAGTCACTCCGTACTATGCTGGAGTACAAGTATCTGCCAGTTGTAGCATTTTCTACCTCAGGTAATAAATGGATGGAAGATATCTTTATGAAGGCCGGAGGAAATGCTTATTTACAGAAACCGGATAAAATGGAACAAATGGTGTATATATTAAGCCAATTGCCTGAACTAATCCAAAAAACAGGTAACAAATAATTCTCAGCTTTTCCAAAAACCACGATAGCTATCTATGGCGTCAGTCTGACTTGTGCATTCGGCTAACCAGGATGATTTGTTTTCTTTATGTGTCAAACTCGACTTGCATTTTTCTCGTCAAACCAGAAAATGTGGATTTAGATTCTCCAATACTCATAACCTCTATCTATACACACAGGCGATAAAATATCAGCTATAAGCTGAGTTCTGCTCTTTTGTGAAAATTCAGGATACTATATCTGTTAGCATTTTTTTAACGATAAAATAATAGTTACATAAAATTAAGATAACATTCCTATATTTGCGACACTGCTTCAAAATGCTATTTACGTGAAGATTGCCTGAGTCGAATGAACTATAAGATACTCCTTATTGATCCAGAATCATCTGTAACCGAGTTTTTTCGCTCTATACTTCCTACACATCTGTATACTATCAAAAGTGTGAGCAATCAATCAGCATTGGAAAAAAAAATCCAAAAATGGCAACCCGATCTGATTATACTAGGAGATGCGTCTGATACCTCATTTGAACTGTTAACCAGCATAAGTACAAATCCAACAACATCTTCTATTTTTCTTGTCATGCTTGTTGAACAAGCATGTAAAGAAAAAGAAGCGGATGCATTTGATAAAGGAGCTGATGCTTTCTGGATAAAGCCTTTGCCTAAGCAAGCAACCCTGAAACGAACTGAAGCTCTACTCAAGCGAAAGACCCGGTTGACTTCGCTGGAAGAACTACAAATTGGGGAAATACTTATTAGTAAGGATGCCTTTACTGTAAAAAAATCCACTCAGATTATAGACTTAACCCAAATGGAGGTCTCTATTTTGTGGTTTTTGGCAACTCATCCTAATCAGGTATTCTCCCGCCAGGAAATTGCCACATATCTGTCAAGTGATAAAACTACTACTGACAACAGAAGTATTGATGTACACATTCTGTCTCTACGACAAAAAATAGGAGCTGAGTATATTGTTACCAGACGAAAACGCGGGTATCTGTTTAAACTCTAAGCTTAGCTTAGCTTTCACACTAAGTAACACAGATTAACTCTTATAAAAAGAGCATTCGTCCGAACCTTTTTGAGTTATAGCCTATGTCTCTACCAGTAGAGAAATTATGGCTTTCCTTAAAATCTATTAAATCGTCAAAGCATGTGCTTGTTATACATACTTTATTTAGGAATAAATAAAACAAGCTTACTTTTTTCAAAACAAAAGTAAGCTTGTTTTATCAAATCACAAAAACAGTAGGACTCGATTCAAGTAGAAACTTTTCTCCTTACGTTGGGTAATCCTGTAACGGTATTATTCTAACGATAGCAGGTATTCTATTTCTTCTGAGTGCCTTTGTTCACTAAAGATCAAAGAATAATATATACTTTAACTACCTCATAGACCAGTAACAAAGGAATACTTCACAGTATTTATTTTTTAATAGTGTTCATAATCAGCATCCGAAACCTCTCCCTGCATTTCCAGAGTCACTCCATTTGATTTAGGCTTAACTGTCTGTCTTTTCTTCATTCCCCAGACAGAACTGGTATTTCTATAACTATTCTGAGCTGAGTAAGAAGAAGTATTTGCTTTTTGCCGGGATTGTGAACCAGTGTTACGATCCAGAATATGTTCAATACGGAAAAAAGCAACTATATCCCGAAGCTGATCCGCCTGTGCAAATAACTCTTCGGCGCTGGAAGCTATTTCTTCTGCATTGGCCGCATTCGACTGGATGATCTGACTTAACTGCTGAATAGCTGTGTTGACCTGCTCTGCACCTGCGTTTTGTTCTAAGCTGGAGGCCGAAATTTCCTGCACCAGACGTGATGTTTTCTGAATGTCAGGAACGATCCGTTCAAGAACCCTGCCCGACTGATCTGCAATCTCTACACTTGACTTTGATAATACATCAATCTCAGTGGCTGCCAGCTGACTGCGTTCGGCCAGCTTGCGTACTTCTGCTGCCACAACAGCAAACCCTTTTCCATATTCCCCTGCCCGCGCTGCTTCTACAGCAGCATTAAGTGCAAGCAGATTCGTTTGACGGGCAATTTCGCCGATGATGGAGATCTTATCTGCAATCTGCTTCATTGACTGCACCGTCTGATTGACAGTTTGACTCCCATCACGTATATCTTCAGAGGCTTTGAGAGCTATTTTTTCAGTCTGCTGAGCATTATCGGTATTTTGTTGTATGTTGGCAGCCATCTGTTCCATAGATGAGGATACTTCCTCCGAAGCAGCAGCCTGCTCGGAAGCCCCTTCAGACATTTGTTGTGACGAGGCACTCATTTGCTGACTAGCCGCAGCAATATTGTCAGCCGCAGTAGTAACTGATGAGATGACTTCTTTCAATTTGGTAATCATTGATTTTAGATAGTTTAATAATTCACCTACCTCATCCTGACTTGTATTGTCAATAGTGATGGTCAGATCTCCATTGGCAACCGCACTGATTGCCGCTCTTGCCTGAGTCAGCGACTTGGAAATAGAGGTAATAATCCAGTAGGAAACGATAGCCGCAATGAGTACACTAATGACAAGCATAATGATCATATTGTTTTTTCCTGAATCATACAATACATCCGTATCTGCTGCTATTTTAGCCAGTTCCTTCTGGTTTTTCTTTACCAGCTTATAGCCCAGATCTCTGACAGCCAGAAACTGTTCATCAGAAACAGTATTTATCAATTTATAGGCTTCTGCATTGCTTGAGTCAGTATTGATTGTAATGCCCAGATAGAGTACCTGATTCATTGTTTTTATATAGGCTTCTTTTTTTGCAATTAATTCTTCTATTATCTCTTGCCCTTCCTCATCAGCCAGCCCTTTAATCTCTTCCAGACGAGAATCCATCTCCTTTTTACGGCTATCCACCTCTTCCATTAACTGTTTGCCTCTTTCCTGGGTAATAGATAAACAGGCTTCCTTTTCCCGTTTACTGATAAACTGAAGGTCTTCCGTTACCTGACTGGCTAGCAGCATCCGTTTAGCATTGACTTCAACAATCGAATTAAGCTGGTT carries:
- a CDS encoding PAS domain-containing protein, which translates into the protein MEGYMQSEEKAAKPASLEEATQLIAHLQRKQHELQSQIEQHQFGLANVAAMVEYENTNIGSEVDKSGQNRPFGLEFFQSIIDSSLDVIQVLEAVRDLEGKIVDFRWILNNNKAKAQNGEVIGKSLLTQNPGVVTTGIFDKMVQVMETGQPYEQEIYYPYEQFNSWFYQALVRQGDGILMTTRDITVQKKAEQEMLQLKDTLAQKATDKYLSLFNSIDEGFCIIEVLFDTNQVPFDWRFLEVNPAFEKNNGLHNAAGKTILELTPDIEQKWFHIYGRVAQTGEPLRFEESSVALGRWFNLYAFRVGDPQENHVAVIFTDITSQKKAEGALRKSEEQFRLFVTASSDIVYKISADWKQMHFLTGKNTLSNTDVATTNWIETYIHPDDQPYIQTVITQAIDTKSMFELEHRVILANGKVGWTFSRAIPMLDEEGKISEWLGTTSDITIRKQAEEQLKHFTSQLEQEVEKRTKELRESKNLLQSVFDTNLMGMSLMNAIRNENGAIEDFQIMLVNQKTMNETGRTDLVGSRFTEQYPGIKQIGLFDLMLRVMETGYAERMEYYYPYEGFNKWYSCQFVKLDDGLVATNLDITSRKLAELEKVKQYQILHQAEEVARMGSWEYDAANEKLIWSEGMYRLFGLPVGSAVCPETYMNFVWEEDRFVAERLIHNLRRQPKSLEETLRIVVNNKPITLKIKAVLLQNTDEQPIKMLGVDIDISELKQLEDENIKIRIEQQNQLLLAILEAQEEERRRISESIHNGVGQILYATKLNLNQLELYLQSEDKPMIQKSLQATESMLADAIAETRRASHELVPILLKEFGLEKAIGDFCRRFSKSGIKLSCHSLPERLPTHLETAIYRISQELVNNIVKHSGATRARIEITRDDKYIYVEGQDNGTGMTMSLSGKGIGLKTIQDRVQLLEGKLEIESTPEKGTLITIILPLRKIV
- a CDS encoding cold shock domain-containing protein — encoded protein: MQSGTVKFFNEAKGFGFIKSNTSGEEVFVHVTGLIDQIKENDKVTFEVKQGKKGLNAVNVKLA
- a CDS encoding response regulator is translated as MSSENPFFILIAEDDPDDQDILQILLDTHFPQWHYHIVNNGQLLIDYLTNKTPRQFPVSLVLIDINMPVKDGIETLKSLRTMLEYKYLPVVAFSTSGNKWMEDIFMKAGGNAYLQKPDKMEQMVYILSQLPELIQKTGNK
- a CDS encoding response regulator transcription factor, producing MNYKILLIDPESSVTEFFRSILPTHLYTIKSVSNQSALEKKIQKWQPDLIILGDASDTSFELLTSISTNPTTSSIFLVMLVEQACKEKEADAFDKGADAFWIKPLPKQATLKRTEALLKRKTRLTSLEELQIGEILISKDAFTVKKSTQIIDLTQMEVSILWFLATHPNQVFSRQEIATYLSSDKTTTDNRSIDVHILSLRQKIGAEYIVTRRKRGYLFKL
- a CDS encoding methyl-accepting chemotaxis protein, whose protein sequence is MQLSKLTIRARLIIAFSLLVALSGVIFYIGNNSSNTLNNQLNSIVEVNAKRMLLASQVTEDLQFISKREKEACLSITQERGKQLMEEVDSRKKEMDSRLEEIKGLADEEGQEIIEELIAKKEAYIKTMNQVLYLGITINTDSSNAEAYKLINTVSDEQFLAVRDLGYKLVKKNQKELAKIAADTDVLYDSGKNNMIIMLVISVLIAAIVSYWIITSISKSLTQARAAISAVANGDLTITIDNTSQDEVGELLNYLKSMITKLKEVISSVTTAADNIAAASQQMSASSQQMSEGASEQAAASEEVSSSMEQMAANIQQNTDNAQQTEKIALKASEDIRDGSQTVNQTVQSMKQIADKISIIGEIARQTNLLALNAAVEAARAGEYGKGFAVVAAEVRKLAERSQLAATEIDVLSKSSVEIADQSGRVLERIVPDIQKTSRLVQEISASSLEQNAGAEQVNTAIQQLSQIIQSNAANAEEIASSAEELFAQADQLRDIVAFFRIEHILDRNTGSQSRQKANTSSYSAQNSYRNTSSVWGMKKRQTVKPKSNGVTLEMQGEVSDADYEHY